From the genome of Magnolia sinica isolate HGM2019 chromosome 12, MsV1, whole genome shotgun sequence:
taattcaacactgtttcctttaacgtggtctacttgagattgggatatacctcattttttgtctcatacataaaatgatcaagaaaaatagatggacagcatggatgaaacacatacatccccaaagagcatcgaccaccagccattggctggtggggagtagccaatccgtttcgggcTAAAACAACCATCGACCCACTGTAATGAACGTGTTGCACCCGTTCATGTTTGGAAATTAGTCAAAAAAACCAGGCTGTCATAAACTTAAAGTCCGCCGTATACCGAATGGTGGGAATGGGGATGTCGGCCATTAAAGGCCTCTGATTTCCTTCTCAGAAGTTCCCGCGTTAGGACGCTAgatggggccatcgtgatgtttgtgagaaatccatccgtgcatccgttttgaaagattattttagggcattcgaccgaaaatgacatggatccaaaattcaagtgagccgCAAGAGAGgaaagtggggattcagtgaccaccgttgaaatatatttatggccacaaaagttacgTATTGTCATGGGAAAATCCGAGCCGAGCTCAGTAGAGGTCGATGGCCTATCAAGGCCTCAGACTCATGATATTTCATCCGCACCGACCCTGTCATACTGACCTAGGCATAGTTTCCAAGTCCTATGGTAAAGCTTTGATGCCGACCAGGAATCAGGAAGCGGTTACTACAGGTCTTGTCCAACCACCGCAACTGAACCCTTGTTTAGCGAACAACTAAAGCCGACCCGATTATAGGGACAGATTGTAAGGGTTGGATCGGACCGACCATAGGGTCAGACTATAAGGGTCGGCTCGGACAAAGGAATGTCTGATAGCTACGCTCGGGAATCAACTCCAGTATCACGCGACTAGAGTGATATCCGATGCACAATCTACTGCTGACAACCCACATCGATACGCCTTCCATTCTTGTTCAACGGCAAGGATCGTGCCGCGAGGATCGTGCCGAGATTGACGAACACGTTCGCCTTGAGGAAAAGGTATAAACAAGGGATTCGTGAGCATACGAAGGGACGCAATGTCTCACGCCCTAACCCCCAGCTACACAACTTAGACCCagttccctagcctgactttggcattgaagGGTCCTccgctctagctagggtctcctttgtcctacTTCTGTGTAGGTTCATAGGGCTCGGCACGAGCGTTCGGTGATCGGTTGGGGCAATccagattcttgcatcaacattttggcgtcGTCTGAGGGAAACGTAACAAAAGGTCTTAGTAAATCTACCAACAATGGtgagaggaaaaaagaaagcaCCTATAGTAGCAATGGAAGAACCTGAACCTACTGGGTAACAACGCTAATCTTTAACACTTCATGCTGAATCAGCTCCAATAGGCCCGTCTCAACGGACTCGGAGTCGATGAGGCAGGTATCGTGTCTTACAAAACCAGGTTCAGACATTGTTCGGCAAAATAAACCAAATGAAGCAGTAGCAGAGGACAGGACAACAACCACCACCTGATTAGGGAGAGGTCACCCCAGTGGCAGAAGAACAACCTGTTCATGTAAGTTCATGTGCGGGAGCTTCTCAGAGCATATAAGCTCGGGCTTCAAATCCCGCATAGAATGCAACAACTCGAGCGCAGACCTACATATCTGAGACCTCGGCGCCGGCTCCGATCGACCTCCGCCATGAGCtagaaaggaggagaaggggtaAGACGCCTGAGGTCGAGGTCCCTCGAGAAACCGTCGCTGAGAACAAAGATCCATGGGAAGCCCAAATCGATGAACTTCGGAACCAGATCAAAAGTATGCAACAGGGTCAGCAGACACAGACTCCGATAGCAGTAGATGCAATGATGGAAGAATCCGAACCTCCGTTCACCAGCGACATTATGGGCACGGCAATGCCTCCGAAGTTCAGAATGCCCCCCGTCATTCAATATTCAGGTTCTGgggacccgaccgagcatatagAATCATAACGCTCTTAGATGCAAATCCAGTTAGCATCAGAGGCGATGATGTGTAGAACATTCTCCATAACCCTCACAGGGGCAGCAAGGAGTTGGTACTGACTGCCTAAGCCGAAGTCGATCAGTACGTTTGTTGAGCTCAGTACGGCATTTATGACACAGTTTATCATCGGAAAGAAGAGTCGTAAGTCGTCGACTCAtctactcaccctcaaacaaaaGAATGGCGAGTCACTGAGAGATTACATATCACGCTTTAATGAGAAGGCTCTGCAAGTGGATGATTATTCCGACAAAATGGCTCTAACTGCTATGATCAGTGGGCTCAAGGACAAACGATTCCTCTTCTCAATAGGAAAGAACCTTCCGACTACATTGGGAGAGCTAATCAGTCAGGCTTAAAAGTATACGAACACGGAAGAGTTCTTCAATTTGTAAAAGAGCAATCAAGCTTCGAAGCAATCATCTAAGGAAAAGAGATGGAAGGATGAAGTGCTACCGCAGGCGAACAAAAGAAGGGTGGATGACAGTGTCTCTCATGATCGGAGGCCGAGTAGAAGACCAGAAAGCAAATTCAGCTCGTATACCCCCCTCAACACATCTCCGGAGCAGATCTTATTAGATATCTGAGACAAAAAGGTTGCTACATTGGCCGAGCTATATGAAGACAAAGGTGGGCCAGCGGGATAAGCGCAAGTACTATCACTTTCATCACGGATGACatctttaatgacatcgaaggtcactTGATGGCATCATCAAATttacaaaaactgtccagcaacattTTGAATTAATCTATTGAAtttatcgatgccatcaaagggacactttgatgacatcgaacctgaaGTTTTCTGCTCATTTTTTACCGTTGCAAATCTTTCTTATATATTTGTTTGAGGTATTTCTTAGTAATTCGATGAGTTATCGAGAAAACTTTGTGAGAGTTAATATCCATCTTCTCAAGCTCTCTTTCCTCAttaagttcatcattcaatcattGTCTTAAAGGCAATCATTGAAACATTTAAAGCTTAGATTGAACAATAAACTCCAACATTCATTAATGCTCTAGCAATCACGTTCATTGGCAAATTTGTATCTAGTAAGTATTGAATGTTCAGCCATGGGGATCCTTAACTAGTTTTTAAAGACCCATCAATACATAGTTATGATTCATCAAACCTTGACCCAACAAACTCAGCATCTTCAACGAAGCATCATCATACAATTGCGATACAAAGGAACTAAAGATCCTTCACCATTCAAGAAAATCTTCATCAAAGTGCTTAATGGGGATCACTCACTTTTAGGTAAGTATCAAGAATCCATTGTGTTTAGAAACCATTCCTTGTGTAGACTTGGGTTTCAAAGTTTGAACTTCCAAACTcaacaagtccttgtgtaggcttcCGACGGAAGAGTACGTTTttgttgtccttgtgtaggacttctcAAGTTTTTATGTAAGACTTGATAAGACCTTCTGTAGGTCATCGACAATGGATGGAAAACgtagaccttgtgtaggttgcaaaggtttatggtgaacctaatttaaaactatTAGAATAATGAAATCTGACACACTATACGAGAGAGTGGGTcagtcaggagtggagtaggcacgtatcTGAACACTATACATCAAGTGCATTGTGGTGAATAATTTAAATCTTTATTTATTATGTTTGGTTGAATAATATACGCTGTTTATTTTCTGCAACAAACATGTTTAACAAAATGCATAAATGATGTATTTCATTAAATAAACTATGTTTATACACTTCTTCTCACTTAGATTTATTTACTTGTATGTCTAGAAGTAAGTGCATGTTAATTGTTTaaataaatttttgaaaaatcctatTCACTCCCTTCTAGGATATTAGACATATCTTTAAGTTTCGCTTGTAACGGTAAAACTGCAATTTCAAAGTTACAGGTGGAGGTTTTTCCAATGACAAAGACCTCATGCAGCGACCGTGCTGGCGATCCTTGTGGGACTCCTCACCCCATCCTAACCCTTCCGGAGCATCCCAACCTTCCAATCGCCCCTCTTTTAAGATTTTCACCCATAACTTTCGAACGATAGAGAGAATCTTTCCCTTTCCAGGTGGATCGATCCCGGCCGTTCGTGAGCCTCTAAAGGCTCTTCTGAAGCCATCAGTAGTGTTCATTATAGGGCAAACAACAGCCCATTCCATGGAGATAAGGTGCTTCGTGAGAAATTCTCCTTTGTGCAAGAATTTACGCACGGCTGAAAATATCGGGACCCATCACTTATATAGGGATGTCGTGATGaacggtgggccacataatgaTCGGTGGACCCATCCGGTCCATCCAAAAGTAATAAATTGGAGAATGGGGCCATAGATCAAGAATCATCATGATCAGCCACTTCATCTTCTCTGATCAGTCATACAACCCATCATGATCAAGAATCGAGTGGGATGGTGCGAGAGTTGTGCCACATTGCACCGACTCGACAAACTAAGTCTAGTGGAGCCATGGCCTCTTTAAGCATCCCAAAAGATGAAGAAAAGGGAGGGAGAGGAGTGCGGATGAGGAGAGAGATTGAAGGCCCATCTTCGCGAGCTACTGGCGTGGGTTGCTGAGCTACCGAGTCGACTCTGCCAACTCTTGAGTTCGCCAAAGATGTTTGGGTGTTGCTTCACTGAGTTCAAGCAGCTCGAGTTTCTCCAATCATGCTGAAGGAACCCCGGAACCAGGTCAGTTATGTCTGCTCGTCGGGGTTTAGCTAGCAAATCGAATCGGGCTTATCTAGTTGCAATGGGAGCAGCTGTTACCCGAGTCCACTCACCTAGTCACTGAGTCACTCTAAATCGCAGCGCCGATCAGGTGGGTGTGTTTCAATTTTCGATTTACTAAGTAGTAACAAAGCAAAGTTGAATCGTCATTAGAATAGAACTATTGTAACGAGCTGAGTCGACTAGCCTTCAATCACGGGAGCTGACTCGGTAATCTCCGAGTCCCTATCAGCTCCACCTTTAATCACGAGAGTTGATCCCTATCAACTCCAAAAGGCGGACTCTAGTCTCAACTCACCATCAGTCGTGGGTTCTTTGAACCATGTTGTGATTTGAGTCTGATTCCGTCAGTGAGTCGCTACTGAGTCGAGTTGGTAAAGCAACTCGGTTTGGggcaagcttggtgggccatgacCTGGCAAATGAACTGACCTATGGAGCACTCTACACTAATTTAGAGCGGTTCATCTCAGCGGCCTAGTGCTTGTGATGATGGCTGATTGACTTGAGTGAGTCAACTCATTTTCAGCACTCACACGACATGACCTAGTGACTCACCGAGTTCCTGTCCATTTCAAGGCTGGACTCAACTAGTAAACCAATATCATTCATCGATTTTCTAGTCTAAATCTTAGTGCGAACGCCATTCACCAGTTAATTATTTTAACCAGGTCTAAAttagctgagtcaactcggttccgGGTCGACTCAGTAACTGTTATGATGAGCCCATGATTTAAAACGACCAATTATTTTTATTAGCTTGCCCAAGCTACACGACCAAGAGGTTGTGCTTCATTCGGATCAACTCAAGCTTGAGACGAAGGCATTGCTTAGAAAGTCTCATTTAGGTCCATTCAAATCAGGCCGCCCCACCCCAAATAGGAAGGTAAGCAATCTCTACACTTCTAATGAAAATTTcagatttaattaatttaaattgggCGTTAGTGCAAaaagctaaacctaaatctaaactttgaCTTAACTATCCTAACTAGGGCAATCCAAATCCTAGACTACGATCTTAGCCATAAAGAAAGTGCAAGACTTGGATCTGACCCTATGAATTCATGACTCGGTAGGAGTTGATACTAAGAAGCATACACTTTGTGGCAAACGTTATTAAGCAAATCAAACCGTAAGGTGATTacttttccccttgggctttccgcTTTTATGTTAGCTTTAAGTGATAGTTTGTATTTTCATTTCgactgataattgatatctctatttatTGATTACTGTGTGTATTATTGAAATTGATCATCAAATTATATGTTCAATATTTATCTTGTATAAACACTCACATGTTGCACTTGAATATTTTCTCATACTTGTCGATTGTTTGTAAAACTTGATTTTATTTACATCTATTAATGGAAAACTTCTCTTATATATGTACATTCAGACTTGGGATATAACATGATTGATCGTGGTTATAATAAACCCTCAACCTACTGGCCATTTTTGCCTAATGGATTAAATGTTGTGGACTTATCACATTTGATGTGTACTGTCCATTgtgcaggccccacctttgatgtgagtcatccatccctaggggcctacctttgatgtggaccgtccattatgtagggcccaccttgatgtaagtcatccatcatgttgggcgcACCTCAATCTTAaatatccatcatgtgagacatACCTTTAATGTCCACTTcccatcacgtggagcccacctttgatggggGTCATCCGTCATGCAGGGCCAcccttgatatggaccatccatcatgtggaggtATGAACAATGTGGGGAGGGATAAAAGTAAAAAATGATATGGTGTATCCCACACGTCATGTATACCCGTGCAAATACACACCCGCAGGCACGTGCAAATGTGAAACATCCGTGTGAGATCTGGTAAGGAGCTGCTGCAGCAGgaagctctgtgggtccaccatgatgtccaAATAAAATCCATTCCTTCAATTTTGCTAGCTAATGTTAAGACGATACTCCAAAAAAGAGCCAGACCcaagacccatgtgtagagcTGGGGGGGACTTGGCAAACTCGACTCGTCCAACTCGTTTAGATCCGACTCAATCCCAATGGAGTTGGTGAGTCGATTCAAATCAAGTTGACTtggtccaatccgaactcaaaccgagtcgagttcaagtcacccagtaactcaacttgactcgacctgAAATACAACTTGGTCCTGACTTGACTCAATCTGAAAatatactcatatatatatatatatatatatatatatatatattaaaaataataattttaaaaacaaataaCACTCAGATATGTAGCTGATGGATAGGCTGCAATTCTGGCACGTGAATCtcggttttgagttgtgatttcagcctgtgGATACCCACTGCAACCAACCCGAGTTGGtgccgactcgactcgactcggtacttgtgaccagCTCAGACTCAGTCCGGATTAGCCCAGGCCAGACCTGGActcagatcgggtcaggcatgcagGACTCGGTACCGGGTCAGGTCGAGTTccggtcaggcctatttcaaaactgaatcGAGTAGGATCAGCCCTAAGTTGGTCCAActtgacttgatgcccacctctactcatgtgggccacactaagaaGTGGTGAAAAAAGTGTAAGATCTGAACATTTCATAAGGTGTTAAAAAGTCTCGGATATTATTTCCTAAAAAATTATAGAatttcattcatcaggtggatcaggtgggccacaacgtagAAAGTAAACAGACAGTTAAAATTTTACTCATCAATTTCATTGGTTTGATATGGCCCAATTGAGTCGTAAGACGCCCTGAGTTGTATGTCAGCAGATCTCAAAGAAGTGTACATCACTTGATGGAAAGTTCATATCTCATAAACAGGTCATGGTATGGCACATGCGCACAGATTTCACACGCACGTGTGCGATTAACATGGAATTAATCATGTAAGTACCCTTTCCCCCTCTCTCAATCAtgtaccctctctctctctctctctctctctctctctcggatggAATCTCTCCTGAATGATGTTCTTTCAGCTGTACTGATCATCCACATCTTATGGCCTCCCGCCCAACGACATATCGGTTATCTCATAAACATAGAAGAAAATGTGAACACTCTGATACGAGCAACAGAAGCACTAACAAGCAAACGCAAAGACCTCCAAGAAGCCAATGAGGGATCATCATGCCAAGTACAGAATTGGATTAAAGAGGTAGCCCGTATTGAGGAGGAGGTCACTTTGATAAAAGCAGAATTCCATCAAAGGAGAACTATCTTCAATGGCCGTTTCACCAATTACTGGTCTCGCTACCAATTGGGTAAAAGGGTCCTTAAGAAGCTCAAGGAGGTAAAAGATGTCAATGATGAAAGGGTCTTCGATCGTGCATTTGTGAGCCCTCAGCGACCAACGGTAGTGGAGATGGGCACAACATCCGTTCATGGTCAGAGCAGGTCTGAACAAACAATGGGTATCGTGATGGAAGCTGACACAAATGTTATAGAAACTCTTACAAAAATGGAAGCTGGGGAACTGTTCTGTGAAATGGCCGGATACGGAGTCCTGACAAATCCACGCTCACTTGCCGAGGATGTCGACAGAGAGTGTGGTGATTGTCAGAAGGGAAGCGAGGCAAATACAACAAAGCGCTGTGGCTGAATACACTGAGGACACGGGGGCTCAGCACCTGAAAATGAAGGAACAGAGCGGAATGTATTTCTACATTTGAAATTTAGCTATCACTAGTTAGTGgatgaaaaattaaaatatttgctTCATGCATTTTGCAGTTTACCCAGAACATGATGATATACAGGTTGATGAACTAGTAAGGTATTGGGTAATGGAAGGATTCGTATCATGTGTTGAGTCTCTTTATTCACAAGACCGTTAATCTAAAATAGACTCTTTTTATATCTTTGAAATGGATTATGTGTTGATTAATTTTTACTGATGGTAGAAGAGCATGTTTGGATTGGATGAGAGATTGGCTGTTGATTTCTTTGGTTAACTTTCCATGTTTTTGTCTTTCCTTTTATTACATTGAAACCTTAATAaacctaaaattttcattttttgtatttttttagttTAAATTTTTTTGGCTGTACTTTTAAttatccaaacttaaacccaagcATTTCCTGTACCATCGTATGATGTATGGCATTTTGCTAACTATGATCCAAACTTATATGCACATATATGGACTATACACAATCATACACAGATATACAGAGAATTGCTGCATATAAGTTGAAATGAGTCTATTAAGTGCATATAGGTCAGTCCATTCTGTCCAACAAAGTCTGCATGCCTGCAACTAACTCCTTATAAGTGTGTATAAGAATATAAGAGGCAATATTGTACAACTACCCTTTTTGTAGGTAAGCTAGGCAAGAGATCAAGGTCTTAATGTTAaagtcagtgttttaaatagctatactatgtagcgtgtagcttacactacattgctcatgaaaatagcttaagtcgcatgtagcctatgctacatgataatttgcatatgctacacaCTATAAAGACCACGCTACATGCTCATAGCTTacactacaagttatttttcgccataacattaaaatcaattagttTTCAATGAttggttacatttttctatttcaaATATCATtgcgtttggttgcatcaaataccatgaaatttctttaaattttattattaatcagtctaatttggtgcagaatatcatgaattGGTGAAACGAAGTGTaactttgattattattattattattattattatcatctagaagtagcatgtagctatgtagcttatgcctcacacTTCAGAGGGGTGAACACTACACTACACACTATTCGCGAGTTAAAACACTGGTTAAAGTACACTATATCTACCACTAAGCTACAAGCTTAAACCCCATCTAGTGGGCAATTCAAAGGTCTAACATGAAGGCCTCTGCTACAGGCTTAGACCTTTGATACACACTCAATGTTAAAACATGCAGACGCCTTCATCTGAGAGTTGCAAAGGTCAACATGCCTATCTCAGCTAGTGTTCGATTCAACGAGTTTAGCAGAGCCTCATGTTGACGGTTGTTCTGAAATGGAGTTCATTGTACATTGCATATTGATGCATTGACAGGTCTAGAGCTCGACCTGGAGGAATTGCCTGATTTGACACAGCTATTCAAGGGACAAGCACCACAGGAAAGCTtccaaaaactaagaaaaataacTAGTAGTGATTGTCATAAGTTAAGAGCATCTTGCCAGCAGATATGGTAGAATCAGTGCTTTCAATAGCTATGCTATGTAACGTGAAGCTTATGTTATGTGGCGTAGCTTAGCCTTGATGCTATGCAGCTCATGAAATAGCTTGAGTCATATGTAGCCTATGCCACGTAATAATTTGCATATGCTAGACGCTACATAGACTACGCCAGACACTACATAGCTGACATTACATGTTACTTTCCACTAAAACATTGAAATCAAGTAATGTTTTCAATAATTTATTACATTCTATtttcaataatatatatatatatttttttaaagttaaatcttttcaatgcttttagtaaaagtgtataagtaatagtattaaatcagtttcattgctctttcCTGTTTGAAACACAAATCATAGTATACATTCTTATGGGGAGGAGATTATAGGAGGGGAAGACGTTGTCTGTCAATCTTCTCCCACAACTCTGCCCCTTGCATCTTAAAATATTATGGGAATTGACAAGCATTATTAGCAGTGGTGGGGCACTGGCTTTCACTTCCTTGCAATAGATCAAGGTTACAGTGTGTCCACAACTGAAGGAACTCCCCTTGTTCTACCTCTCAGTCTATCCTACAGGAAATCActggagagagagaatggtggaaagcATTGGAGCAGGAAGACCAGAACACCAAGTCATTAAACCCAAATTTCTTCCATGGGAGTGCTAAGCTAAAAGCATAAGGATGGGCTGCATCAAAAACCCAATTATAGccttattttattagaacataAGCAAACCCTAGTACAAGAAAATGTACACTCGAAACATGTTAATGGGCAGTatgcatagttctaaaactcagtgactAGACTCAAAACTTGTCCATGTCACTTCAACTCGATgagatttcaagccgagtcacaAGGGAACTGACAAGTTAGCATGAGTTGAGCTTATTAGAGCAATTCCACAGATCAAGCATCAATATATTAACCatagttttatattttttttaataacattcTACCATGTAGTGAACAAGACTATTGTTTGTTTGGATGTttgttgtgtgatttatttttattgaatttttatGGTTATTGTGGAAGTTTGGGATGGATTTATCGCTCTGTTGATACTGAAACTAAGACATCCCAGCTTGGTGGAACAATAAAAAAGATCATCCAGCACAAAAGAACAAGATCCACTCTAATGTGTACCACAACTATATGTTGGGTTACATCATTCCTTGTCTATTGATTGCAATTGTCAGGCCCATCTAATAAGGATCAGCCTAATTATTCACACCAGGTGTTCTTCAGAATTAGACAAAATGTTTTGCAACATGGTACGCTTGGCACGCTAGGGGCTGTATCTGTGCACATTCCTCTTTGGTAACATTAGATTCATAAGAGATTCTGTGAGCTCCATGGTTAATTTTACTGGATCAAATGGTATGATGAGAAGTGGGCTCCATAAGAGATTCTGTAATAGGTGAGAATGTGAAGCTGTTGCAGTAGTAGAATGAATTAGCCGAGATTCAGCGCTCTAAGTTATTACATTCACAAATTTTGTATTGAAGCAAGCCCAATGAGGAAAAGGACTAGCTTCTAAGACAATAGCATTGTTAAAGACCCCTATTATAGAGGACCACAGATCTTATTGTGACTTCCAACACTTATCTCAACCTTCTCCACCTAATGGGATGCTCCAAATCCCTCTCCCTCTTCAAAATCTTCCACCCACTTCCTAGGCATTCAACTTGCTGAGAAACTCCATGCAATTCACTCACGGCACAATTGACAGAAATGTTAGGCGATTGAGAATGTCGTTCCAATGGTCCACCACATTGATTGCCGTATGCCAAAAGGCAACGGTGTTGAGCTGTGGAAGACATCAGATCAGTCGCCTACAAGCGAACAACAAAGCAGCAGTTCACATTCAACCAGCAAAACTCACAACTGGATGGTCAAAGTTGCCGATCATTGCAATTCTGGGCCTACAGCCCATTCATGTAGTGAAATCCCAAATCAATAGTCCCAAATTCCCATAAATGTTTAGCAGGTGAGGATTGAGGATAGAACTGCATATACTTCTTTATGAGTATATGCACACTATCATTCTTCTTCTGAAAAGCCCTACATGATCATAAGTTGCGACCTCACATTTTTGTCTGGGTAAAGACAATAGAAGATGTAATAAGGATGAGGCATACTACCTAACTCTCCCTGACACTTTGTAGCTAAGGCCCAACCAAGTTACCCAGATTGCAGGtcatttacatacatgataaggGAACAAGTATGTGTACGCCTACTTCCAATAAAATGAGGAGTTTGTCAATTTGCATAATCTTGGAGGTTTGATCTTCTAATTACTATGTGAACTTTACTAGTTCAATTTTTCTAGTTGTGTACAACCATCTGACTTTAATCAGCATTATTTTCTTCCAAAACTACTTCAATTACCCCAATTTGTGAGGTTCTAATTGGCATAAGAtgacaaagaaataaacatcagaTTGACAAGATGTGTTACTCCAGTAATAATTAATATAATGAGAAAACTACTCAATTTGTCTTTTCATAGGGTAGTATAAAAGAAACTAGCACAATAGCACAATAGCACAATGGAACCATAAAGCAAACCACAATTTCATAGCTTTCACTCTTAAACATAAGAAAACAGTTTGACAAGATGTGCAAATCAAAAAATAATTAATAGATAAAACTTCTCAATTTATCTTCTCATAGTATAAATGAAACTAGCACAATTAAACCATATAGCAAAAAATcatttagggggcgtttggatcataGGTTACTTAAGaaaagctacttatgccttaagtagcttatcttgatttctacttattaaactgaagtgattaatttcaaagtttaaaagaaaaaaaaaaaactagtaatTGATCATAAGCCacacttacttatctcaaataagttacttatctcgagtaagttacttatctactgctgcaagtagaaaaagtaaGTTATTTGGTggtgtccaaatgggcccttaatgtCTTTCATGCTTATTTGGAAAGAGGACTACTGTAAATCTACAAAAACAAGGAAGTCCTTTAAAAGATTAACCTGCTTTGTGCAGCTTGGTGTAGAAGAGAGGAAACCTCCTTGAAACTACACACGTCAACAATTGTAATGTCAGAGACATGCATTGCCATTTGAATCATGCTTAATTGTGTATTGCTTTACACGCAGGCCATTGTCCATTTGTGAAGCATCTAGACCTCTCAAGCAAATAGGAGACAATAAATCGCAGATAAATTCATTGCAGATCTCAAACATCGATGCCAGCAAATGATAAAAGGGAAAATGATTTCAAAcaaaacctttttttaaaaaaaagatccTTCTTCATGTCGTGAAGTCagtataaaagaagaaaaagaaagacatttaaaggaagaaaaataaaaaatttgaaggcCAACCTGCATCGTGAATGTCCACCCCAGAGATGAAAGCGATGGGCTAATTTGAAATATCTGTTCCCATGCACGGGTAGCCCTTTCAGTTTGGGATCTTACAGTGTACCCATTATGGTATGTTTTGCCAAAACCTACCTGACCATAGGCAAATATACAGACCTGCCAACCACAACGTTCTTGCtaaaaaacataaaatatgaATAAACCTTATTGCAATTAATACCAAAACTGCATATAATCATTTTCAAACATACAAATAATAACACTACCTTAGCTGATAGCATACAAGACACAGTGTCCATTGAAATATTGAATGAAAAAACATAGCACTAGTTGAGGATATTGAAACCATGCGTTGAATAATTTCAACCTAATACCATTGGGTGTCtttaaaaagcaaaaaagatTAA
Proteins encoded in this window:
- the LOC131221624 gene encoding kinesin-like protein KIN-14N isoform X1; the encoded protein is MQERCGWQVCIFAYGQVGFGKTYHNGYTVRSQTERATRAWEQIFQISPSLSSLGWTFTMQFQGGFLSSTPSCTKQATDLMSSTAQHRCLLAYGNQCGGPLERHSQSPNISVNCAVSELHGVSQQVECLGSGWKILKRERDLEHPIRWRSQCPTTANNACQFP
- the LOC131221624 gene encoding uncharacterized protein LOC131221624 isoform X2, whose product is MQERCGWQVCIFAYGQVGFGKTYHNGYTVRSQTERATRAWEQIFQISPSLSSLGWTFTMQFQGGFLSSTPSCTKQVLSPRVLSVFSHSALLYLPRFPSDNHHTLCRHPRQVSVDLSGLRIRPFHRTVPQLPFL